In a genomic window of Wyeomyia smithii strain HCP4-BCI-WySm-NY-G18 chromosome 1, ASM2978416v1, whole genome shotgun sequence:
- the LOC129717277 gene encoding zinc finger protein 665-like, giving the protein MNIVNSICRACLAEGVPMINLMSDSEILENGSVMGDEEEDSSRDPASIQLGTIYSDLTRLPLLDQVSAGSISTNICMQCAKSLKEFHHFRQKAIRAYEELQTKASIAQIINHLDKSSIGSVRNDRLEEDFAEDLMAEDELSNRFKKPLAAGEQRCEVCQKVFKNKRMLFRHQEIHASENKYKCRYCGRWFRARSSWYNHELKHRHAVGREVKLEREFLCEVCAKCFKNKKLLKDHLEIVHQGLKRFKCDICNKCFTRNGSLAEHKLIQHAGIKQFACNICGKAFGKEDSLKTHLTVHLGKRFRCEVCSKTFLKKAFLTAHVAKAHPSEDGPVPFACDVCKKTFSSSYHLKNHQMIHTNDRPQQCNQCGASFRQKQQLKVHMYQHTGKPFKCQFCPAAFGIRARLKAHQDKNHQGEQQQQANNSPALTAQIINEPDFGDGAINEEILNEICYQIDANQIVLQNIEDDGVNLIYSSNEHIVFFDDGNNLLPEEIDPIGQFFTNENQIKNLQ; this is encoded by the coding sequence ATGAACATCGTGAATTCCATTTGCCGTGCCTGTCTTGCTGAAGGTGTTCCAATGATAAATCTTATGAGCGACTCCGAGATTTTGGAAAATGGTAGCGTTATGGGCGATGAAGAAGAAGACTCCAGTCGAGATCCAGCCTCCATTCAGTTGGGTACGATTTACAGTGATCTCACGCGGTTACCCTTGTTAGATCAAGTATCCGCCGGAAGTATTTccacaaatatttgcatgcaaTGTGCGAAATCCTTGAAAGAATTCCATCACTTTCGGCAAAAGGCTATACGCGCCTATGAGGAACTGCAAACCAAGGCTAGTATCGCCCAAATCATAAACCATCTTGATAAAAGTAGCATAGGGAGCGTGCGCAACGATCGTCTAGAGGAAGACTTCGCCGAAGATCTGATGGCGGAAGATGAGCTGAGCAATCGGTTCAAGAAACCACTTGCCGCCGGAGAGCAGCGCTGTGAGGTATGTCAGAAGgttttcaaaaataaacggaTGCTGTTTCGTCACCAGGAGATTCATGCCAGCGAAAATAAGTATAAATGTCGGTACTGCGGCCGATGGTTTCGAGCTAGAAGCAGTTGGTACAATCACGAGTTGAAACATCGCCATGCGGTAGGTCGCGAGGTAAAACTAGAGCGCGAATTTCTTTGCGAGGTATGCGCAAAatgctttaaaaataaaaaattactcAAGGATCACTTGGAAATTGTACATCAAGGACTGAAAAGATTTAAGTGCGATATCTGTAACAAATGTTTTACACGAAATGGTTCTCTAGCGGAGCATAAACTCATACAGCATGCAGGAATCAAACAATTTGCTTGTAACATTTGCGGTAAGGCATTCGGGAAAGAGGATTCACTTAAAACTCATCTGACGGTTCATTTGGGCAAACGATTCCGGTGTGAAGTTTGCTCGAAAACTTTTCTCAAAAAAGCATTCCTCACTGCACACGTTGCTAAAGCACACCCAAGTGAAGATGGTCCGGTGCCATTTGCCTGCGACGTTTGCAAGAAAACTTTCAGTTCCTCATACCACTTGAAAAATCATCAGATGATTCATACCAACGATCGTCCACAACAATGCAATCAATGTGGTGCCTCTTTTCGCCAAAAGCAACAACTAAAGGTTCACATGTACCAGCATACAGGAAAACCGTTCAAATGTCAGTTCTGTCCGGCCGCTTTCGGAATCCGAGCTCGCCTAAAGGCGCACCAGGATAAAAATCACCAAGGCGAACAACAGCAGCAAGCAAACAACTCACCCGCATTAACCGCACAAATAATTAATGAACCAGACTTCGGCGACGGTGCCATCAACGAGGAGATATTGAACGAAATCTGCTATCAAATCGATGCCAATCAAATTGTCCTACAGAATATCGAAGATGACGGTGTGAACTTGATCTATAGTAGCAATGAACACATCGTCTTTTTCGACGATGGGAATAATTTGCTCCCCGAAGAGATCGACCCCATCGGGCAATTTTTTACGAACGAGAATCAAATCAAAAACCTACAATAA
- the LOC129717283 gene encoding uncharacterized protein LOC129717283, producing MLKRRSKNTSVWEETDEMKEDHEQQTQSDNNEASDSDVEDLQNNQEESSDPEEKPTTILERKAKTKQKLVTPITKKRKAGIIYISTIPKHMNVTILRELLEPYGEVGRIYLLPERKEGKIRKKTAKGKRAMVRYTEGWVEFKRKRIAKAVVQHLNTRPISTKKKSVFCDILWSMKYLPRFKWIHLSERLAYERAIFKQKLRTEIAQARKEASFFQSSLDQSEAVRKKMKKAQKEANKV from the exons ATGCTCAAGCGGCGATCTAAAAATACTTCCGTGTGGGAAGAAACTGACGAGATGAAAGAGGATCATGAACAGCAGACTCAATCCGATAACAACGAAGCTTCAGATTCCGATGTCGAAGATCTACAAAACAACCAAGAAGAATCTTCCGACCCGGAAGAAAAACCCACTACTATACTCGAGCGTAAAGCTAAAACCAAACAGAAGCTGGTCACGCCAATAACGAAGAAGCGAAAAGCAGGTATTATCTACATTTCCACAATCCCCAAACATATGAATGTTACAATATTGCGCGAGCTACTAGAGCCGTACGGTGAGGTGGGTCGGATTTATCTGCTACCAGAACGAAAAG aAGGAAAAATTCGCAAAAAGACCGCTAAAGGTAAACGGGCGATGGTTCGCTACACCGAAGGTTGGgtagagttcaagcgcaaacgGATTGCCAAAGCCGTTGTCCAGCATCTAAACACTCGACCAATCAGCACGAAGAAGAAATCCGTTTTTTGCGACATCCTGTGGAGTATGAAATACCTGCCAAGATTCAAATGGATTCATCTTAGCGAACGCTTGGCCTACGAACGGGCGATATTCAAGCAAAAACTACGAACGGAGATCGCTCAAGCCCGCAAGGAAGCTAGCTTCTTCCAAAGCAGTTTGGATCAAAGCGAGGCAGTTAGGAAGAAAATGAAGAAAGCTCAAAAGGAGGCTAATAAAGTATAA